The Toxorhynchites rutilus septentrionalis strain SRP chromosome 3, ASM2978413v1, whole genome shotgun sequence genome includes a region encoding these proteins:
- the LOC129780241 gene encoding histidine-rich protein PFHRP-II-like: MKCIAAVVMVALAVVAEGSYVPSVYAHHAAPVLTHAAHHLVNPTVVQSNDHHSWAHASLAHNTLIHHAPVLAHNHWDAHHVPAAIAVNSHWDAHHVPAAVAINNHWGHHGHWDNHHHAAAVVVAPVEHSATYVAANRGAVHKASLAGHAVNQKSLNLAPAPGTL; encoded by the exons ATGAAG TGCATCGCAGCTGTAGTCATGGTGGCCCTCGCCGTTGTTGCTGAAGGTTCGTACGTTCCATCGGTCTATGCTCATCATGCTGCTCCAGTTTTGACCCATGCTGCCCATCATCTGGTCAACCCAACTGTTGTCCAATCTAACGATCATCACAGCTGGGCTCATGCATCCCTCGCCCACAACACTCTGATTCATCATGCTCCAGTCCTGGCCCACAACCACTGGGATGCCCATCATGTTCCAGCCGCCATCGCTGTCAACAGTCACTGGGATGCTCACCACGTTCCAGCTGCTGTTGCCATCAACAACCATTGGGGACATCATGGACACTGGGATAACCACCATCATGCCGCCGCTGTTGTCGTTGCCCCAGTTGAGCACTCTGCCACTTATGTCGCTGCCAACCGTGGTGCTGTCCACAAGGCTTCACTCGCCGGACATGCCGTAAACCAGAAGTCCCTGAACCTGGCTCCAGCACCTGGAACCCTGTAA